AGTAAGTTTACGGCTATTTCAAGTTCATTAAACTTATTATTTACGAGTAAAATTTCACAGATTTCTAAAATAATATCAAGGTATTCCTGGTCATTTTCTTCTTCAGATAAAACAGAAGTGGGCTCTTTTGTAAATAAGGTTAAGACCTGTGAGTAAACTTTATATTGTTTTTTATTATACTTAGATAAATCATCCTCTTTAAAATTACTTAATAAAGCTAGTGCATTATCATAATTATTAGTTAAGATGCTACTTATAACTTTGTACATGGAAAAATATAAATAACTAGAACTACTTTCTGCTATACTGTTCATTTTAATGCATTCATTAAAGTCGCCAGACATTACAAGACAATTAGCTTTAAGCAACATTAGGTCTTCTGGAATAATTCCAGCAAGTTCACATTTTTCTACGTATTCCAATGCTGTTTTATAAAAGCCTTCGGTGTAAAATAAATTTGCAATAATCATATTGGCTTTGGGATAATCAGAAAAAAACTCTTCTATAATTTTTTTGAAATCATCGAAAGGTGTATTCTTATTCTTTAATATATGACCAATAGAATATAGTGGATTAATGAAATCAGGATTTGATTTCATTGCTTCAATATAATAATTATATGCAGCATCATAATCCTTGAGTTTTAAATATGCATTACCTAACTCATAATATGCTTTGAAACTTCCAACTCCATATAAACACTTTAATTCAGAAGGTGCTTCTCCGAGTTCAATGCATTTTTCTAATGACCTTATCTGAAGAGTAGGCACATTCATATCTTTTAAAATAAGAGCTTTTAAAAAATATAAGTCAGTAAACTTAGGGTAGTGTTCGAGTCCAATATCTATAAATTTAAAAGCTGTATCAAAATCTTTTATATTGTAATTTAAAAATACTATTCTAAATATTAATAAAAAACTGTATCCATTATATGGTTCAAATTTTTCATAGGACTTATAATAATGTTCTAAAGCAGTTTTGTTTTCATTTAGTGCTGCGTATTCAGTTCCTAAGTTGAAGTGAGCAAAATAATCATTTGGATCTTTTTTTATTTGATCATTTAAGAGGGTTATATTTCTAGCTCTCTTATCCTTAGAATCTATACTTTTATTCATATAACCAAAATGGTGAATTTTTAAGAGTGTATAAATTGCATTATATTTATTTTCAGAATATATTAACTGATTATGAACTTCTCCCTCATAGTGGGTTCCTTGATTATTTTTATATAATCTTGGATTTAAATTTACAGTTATTGAATTATCATCAATGGTATTTCCATAATAGTTTAAGGTTTCAAAAAAATAAATTGCATTTTCATCCAACTGCCTAGTTAATAAATCTCTAAAATTTTCTTGATCCTCAGGATATAATTCATCATCTCCATCCAAAATCAATATCCAATCTTTAGTAGCATATTTTAATGATTCATTTCTAGCATCACTAAAGTTATTATTCCACTGAAAATAGTGAATCTTAGCTCCAAAGCTTTTAGCGATATCTATAGTTCTGTCCGTGGAACCTGTGTCAACTATAATAATTTCATCAACAATATCCTTGATGCTGCTAAGGCATCTAGGTAAGTAGGTTTCTTCGTTTTTAACAATCATACACAAACTTACTTCATTTTTCATTTATTATCCTCCAATTTAAAACAATCAAATACTTCCATATATATTATGTGGAATTTAATTAACAGTTCTTAATTCATTTTCAAAAGCTAGAGATATTTGAAATCACGGCTCATCTACAAATATTTTAGAAGTTACTTTGAAAAAACTATTGGATAAAATTTATGTATTATATTCTACATGGTAAGTGAGTTCTAGAGTGCAGGGATTGACAACATTGTTTACAATCTCCGCTTTTTATAAAAGCAAAGTTATATAAATAATTATTAGGTACATTTTATGAATAAATCCATATATTATAACAGGATGAAAATCCTTAAAAATAAATATATGGAGATGGTTTTTTTTATGGCTTTAACACTAAACTTTGATACTCCAAAAACTAGTTCGCCTCGTGCTGTTGCAGTTACAGGAACAGTTGCGGCATATAGTCTTGGATATTTAACAATTAGCCTTAACGTTACTAACGCTTCTACTGCAGCTAGGAACCGTTCATTTTACAGAACAATAACCTATGATAATACAGCCGGTGCTACAGCTCAAGTAGTTAGTACTTCTTATACTTTGTCAATTGTACCAAAAATTTTAGGATCAGATACTATTTTATCAGCAGCACAGGCTTGGTCATACACCCCTAACGTTTAATATTAACTTTTTTAAAGACCATGGAGCCATAACTGGCTCCATGGTCTAAGTTGAGGCTTTAGAAGGGAGGTGTTTTTAAGATAATGGATAACCGAATCCAGCAAGAATACTGTTATTTTCATATAAAAGTGGTTATGAGATGTGAGTGCGGAGGAGCTACTATAAGAAAAGTCAGAGTTATAGGAACAGTAGCAGAAGATTCGCTATATGATGCTGTAGTAAATATTGCTGTAAAAAGAGCCAGCAGCGGTCATACGGATAATTATTACGTTGTTGATGAATATAATAACTTATTAAGCGGTATCCCTCTTTATATAGATAGAATCTATAATATGGCTATTATTCCAAAGGAAA
This DNA window, taken from Clostridium estertheticum, encodes the following:
- a CDS encoding glycosyltransferase, which codes for MKNEVSLCMIVKNEETYLPRCLSSIKDIVDEIIIVDTGSTDRTIDIAKSFGAKIHYFQWNNNFSDARNESLKYATKDWILILDGDDELYPEDQENFRDLLTRQLDENAIYFFETLNYYGNTIDDNSITVNLNPRLYKNNQGTHYEGEVHNQLIYSENKYNAIYTLLKIHHFGYMNKSIDSKDKRARNITLLNDQIKKDPNDYFAHFNLGTEYAALNENKTALEHYYKSYEKFEPYNGYSFLLIFRIVFLNYNIKDFDTAFKFIDIGLEHYPKFTDLYFLKALILKDMNVPTLQIRSLEKCIELGEAPSELKCLYGVGSFKAYYELGNAYLKLKDYDAAYNYYIEAMKSNPDFINPLYSIGHILKNKNTPFDDFKKIIEEFFSDYPKANMIIANLFYTEGFYKTALEYVEKCELAGIIPEDLMLLKANCLVMSGDFNECIKMNSIAESSSSYLYFSMYKVISSILTNNYDNALALLSNFKEDDLSKYNKKQYKVYSQVLTLFTKEPTSVLSEEENDQEYLDIILEICEILLVNNKFNELEIAVNLLNLINNKFVLLNLGKLYYSYGYIELAKKEIMRSIKEFEVYDGEGLEILLC